Within the Ensifer canadensis genome, the region CACAGATTATGTATCTGTTGCGGCTAGAGAGGCACCGCCGACCGTCGCAATTGTGCATCCGCAGTCTTTACCCATTCGCCCCGCTTATCTGGCTCGTTCCAAATGACAGCCCCCATCATCGACATCACCCTCGAAGATCCGAGCAAGGATGATCTGCGTGCGATCGTCACGACGCTTGACGCCTATAACGATGCGCATAGCGGCATGGTCGATCAGCCCGGTTTTGCCGTCTTCATTCGGGATCCCGAAACGAAGGCGGCAATCGGCGGGCTCTATGCGACCGATGGCTATGGCTGGGCTTTCATCCGCTATCTCGCCATACCGGAAAACCTTCGCGGCCAAGGTCTGGGACAGCGACTGATCGCCGAGGCGGAGAAGATCGCGCGGGATCGCGGCTACATCGGCCTATGGCTCGATACGTTCGAATTCCAGGCGCGGCCTTTTTACGAAAAGCTGGGTTTTGTGGTTTTCGGCCAGCTGGAGGGCGCGCCGGGCGCAATAGCGCGTTACTTCCTGAAGAAGCGGTTTGAGAATTAGCCGACAGCCAAAGACAGGTGGCATGCAGCTTCGCTGCGTATGATCAATGCGGGATGGATCAGTTACGGAGAGCGCCGCAGAGTTGTGGCGCGTCGACAAGAGTTCTGCCGTTCTTGGTGCGAGTGTTGCTTCGGTTGATCGGTGCGTGGGAGAGCGCAACCGTGCAACCGAAGCCTTTTTGGTGAAAAGCCCACTTCCATGGGATTTCAGGCTGCCTTCACCGGATTATTTCGGTGTAACGATGCCCTGGTAATAGTCGCCGTCGCCGCTGACATAATTCACACCACCGCCGCCCGTGGTTTGCGCACAGGCCGCCAAGGTGGAGAGAACGAGTAGCAACATCGCAGTTTTCATAGGCATTTGCTCCTTCAGCGTCGTTTGATCTTCGGCCGTGCGCTACGCCGAAGCGACGCATGACGATTTGACCCGCCAATTCTATGATACTCAACCGGGCATCTATCAAGGGCATTGATTGTTTAAAGCTAATTTGTGCTTGCCTGTGATGTGTTCAACGTCTGCGCGCATATTGGGCGCGGCAAATCGTTGGCGCTTTTGCACTCACAAGGGTGAGCGGGGCAAACAGCAGCACGCTTCTTTCAGCTTCTACAGCGCCGCGCGTCTTAGACGCGCAAAGGTCGCTGTAGCACTTTGAATTGCTGCAGGTTTTTATCCTTAAAACGAATAGGATTTAAGGAAACATGCAGTAGAACTCAGCCGCCTGCCCCTGGGAAAAGCCGAGGCGAAGGTTCACGTCGACAGGTGTTTGCCCGGCTGCTCGCGCTCCCGCCAGTAACGCAGCCTGAGGCGTGGAGCCATCAGCCAGGCGATGAAAGGCGTGAGGATGAAACATGTGACGACCACGACTGGCAGAGAATACTTGGCGTTGTCGGCGAGCACCGGGATGGAAAGCACGATCACCGCACCGATGCCGAAGAGCACGGCGTTGATCATCAGTCCAACCATGATGGCAAGTTGCAGGCGCACGGACATGTCGGCCTCCGTTGAAAAACCACCCAATGGGAACGCTGCCTTTTTCGAATGGTTCCGAAATCCCGATTGTAGCAGAAACGGCCTACTCGCGAAATGAGAGCACAAACCGGCCGCGGTTCGTTTTCTCCCTGTCGTTTCCGCACGGGTGCCCTATGCTTGTAGTCAAGCGACCGATCACCCGATTGGATTGGGATATGTGAGCTGTACCGCACAGCCCGATCCACTGCCGATCGCTTCAGTTTGAGGGAGACCCATGCCGAGCAGTCCATACGAAACCCTGGGCGTCAGCCGGGACGCCAAGCAGAAAGATATTCAGAGCGCCTACCGCAAGCTTGCCAAGAAACTACATCCCGATCTCAACCCCGGGGACAAGGGAGCCGAGGATCGCTTCAAGTCAGTTTCGGCCGCTTATGCGCTCTTAAGCGACGAGGAGAAGCGCGGCAAATACGATCGCGGCGAGATCGACGAAACCGGCGCGGAAACGGCGCCTCGGAACTTCTACCGCGATTATGCCGGCGCCAACGACACCGCCGGTCGCTACGAAAGCGCTCACGGCTTTTCGGATTTCGGCGATTCGGACGATATTTTCTCCAACTTCTTTTCTCGTCGTGGTCGGGGCCAACAATCGATGCGCGGGCGCGATGCACATTTCTCGATGGAGATCAGTCTGCTCGAGGCGGTCAATGGTGCCAAGAAGCAGATCAGCCTGCCGGGGGGCGGGCCGGCCCTTGATCTGACGATTCCGCCGGGCACACGCGACGGCCAGACGTTGCGCCTGCGCGGCAAGGGAGAGCCCGGCTCCAACGGCGCGGCTGCCGGTGACGCGCTGATCGACATCCGTGTGCGGCCGCATCCGCTGTTCCAGGTGGATGGTGAGGATGTGCGCTATGAGATCCCGATTTCGCTGAGCGAAGCCGTGCTTGGCGGCAAGATCCGCGTTCCGACCATGGATGGCGCCGTCAACGTCACGATCCCGCCGAACTCCAACACCGGCAAGGTCTTGCGGTTGAAGGGTAAGGGCATGCGCAAGCCGGGCGGTGGCCACGGCGATGCCTATGTGACGCTGAAGATCACGCTTGCGCCGCAGGCCGATCCGGCGCTCGCCGCCTTCGTCGAGGGCTGGGCAGCCGGAAAGGCGGAGGATCCACGCAAGAACCTGGGAGGCAACGCATGAACGACAGCGAGTTTTGCGAACACCTCGAAATCGAGGTCACGGTGCTACGGGTCTGGGTCGAGCAGCGCTGGCTTGTGCCGCGCCATGCCGACAGAGGTTGGATATTCGAAGACGATGATCTTGCCCGCGCCCGCCTGATCCAGGACCTGACTGGCCCCATGGGCGTCAACGACGACGGCGTCGACGTCGCCATGCAACTGCTCGATCAGATTCACGGCCTACGCGGCCGGTTGAGTGCGTTGATGACGGCAATCCGCAGCCAGGATCCGGATATTCAGAGGCTGATACTGTCTCGTGTGGACGACGAATAATCCACCGCGATCGCCGGCATCGCGACAAGACCGACGGTTTCGGCAACAAGCAAGGTGTCGACGAATTCCGTCAGGTCAGCCATCCGGTCGTCGCTGAAGCTGAACCTGTCCAGGATTTCCGTATCGAACCATGTGTCGGAAGGAACGAAGCGGATGGGCCCAACCCGATGGGCGTAAACCGTGTTACCGTCGACGTCGAGCTGAACCGTCTTCATCTGGCTCAAATCCCAGGCGTCGACCAGGCCGCGAAAAGCGGAGCGCACTGCTTCCGGATTGCTGACCTTCTGGGTCATGGCCCCAAGACGGCCGCTACCGACGATACGGAAGCTGAAGGTTGGATGCAGACAGGCCAGCATGGCCTCAAGGTCGTTGGCATCGCGCGCTGCATAGAGCGAGTGCACGGTTTGCTCGAGCGCGGTGCGATCTGGCATCAAATTGCTCCCTTGTGAAATCTGGGCACGCCTTTTGTATCCGGGGTGAGTGTGCGCGTATTTAAGGCATGTCGCAAGTATATGCGAAGGCTGCAGTACAACCTCAGCCTGGCGTTCGTCTTTGCTGGCCTGTGGTGGCAACGCCTGCCGTCGCCCGGGCGACTGACCCAAGCGTCGAGGCAAAGAGAGCAATCAGGGTGGTCTTCAACCTGTGCGTTCCCCCGTCGGGGATGCCCGAAGTGTCCGGCCTTCATGCCCGAGGGATGGATCGCATGGGCGCATCCCGACATAGACTCTTCGAAAACCGATCCGCACCGCCCTTAGAAGCAATCGTTAGGATTCGACTAAAAGGCGACCGCCAATTTTCACCCAGCTTCAAGCGAAACAGCGCAAAAAGGAAAGGATTAATAGCAAGGAAGGCAGGGGAACAAGGTGGTACAGGTCGTCACGGTATCCGCGACCACAGCGGCTTATGCGGCGGAAGCCGTCAAGCCGAAGGCGCGCGTGTCCGGCGATGGCCCGGCCGATGAGGCGATCACCTTGCTTTCGACCCGCCGTTCCAGCGAGCCGACGATCACCCAGGCATCTATTCCCAAGATGAAGGGCGCCCTGCCCCTGTCGTTGATGCTGATGAGCGCCGATGGCCGCCTGCCGCAGCAGAGCGAGGCGGAAACGCTACGCCGATATCTCGAATACATGCGCGACGACGGGGACATGCCAGAATGGCGCGAAAACGAAAGCCGGCAGGAAGATCCCGCCGGCCAAGAGGATGAGAACGGCGCCGCCTGAGGCAAAGCCCTTCGTCTCATCAGGTCCTTCAGTGGTGCTTGTGCCCGCCGGTTGCCGCAGCGCCGCCGGCCGCCGTTCCCACGGCAAGCGTGGCATCGACCTTGCCAGCCTTCTCGAAGACCAGCGTAACCGGCACGGTTTCACCCTCGGCAAACGGCTTCGACACCTGCATGAACATCAGATGCAGGCCGCCGGACTTGAGCTCGACGGTCTCGCCGGCCGGGATGGCAACGCCGTCATCGAGCTTGCGCATCTTCATCACGTCGTTTTGCATCGCCATTTCGTGGATCTCGACGCGACCCGCGACCGGGCTCTCGACTGCGACCAGGCGATCGTCGGCGCTGCCGCCGTTCTTGATCGTCAGGAAGCCGCCGCCAACCTTGGCGCCCGGCAGCATCGCCTTGGCCGCGCCGCCAAAGATTTCAAGGTCGCCCAGCTTGACCGGGCCGTCCGTGGCCATCTGCCCGCCGTGTCCGGCATGCTCGTCGCCACCGGCGGCAAGCGTCACCGTCACCGTGGGCGCCGGGCTCTTCAGGTCATGGGCGCTCTGCCCCTCGGCTGCTACCTCGTCCCACACCACCTTGCCGTCCGTGCCGCACAGCTGAACCGTCGGGAAGGCAAGCACGGTTTCCTTGTCGAAGCCCGAGATCTTACCTTTGACGACGAAGGTATCGTAGAACTCTTCGGGCAGATTGCCGCCCTTCCAGCGGATCTCGATTGGGCCGGAAGAGACCTTCTCGCCGTGATTGTCATAGGTCTTCTGGTAGTCGCCCTTGATGATCTCCAGCTCCCAACCCGGTTTCGGCTGCGGCTTGGCGAAGACGAAGCCTTCCGGCAGCTTCATCTGCACCTCGGTCGTTGCCTTGCCATCGCAACCGTGCGGAACCTGCAGCACCGCCTTGAAGCTCTTTTCGGATTGCGCGCTGTCGGTTTCGAACGTCGCATGGGCGTGGGCGACGCCAGCGGTTGAAAGCGCCAGGCCGAGGGAAAATATAGTCAGTGCGGTCTTGTTCATGTCGTACACTCCTGACCACGTGCCGGTCAGAGCCCGGTTCTGTCGTGGTCGATGCCGCCATCGCGGCGCATTGAAATTGAATGCGTGGGGAAGCGTTACGACTGGTGGGGAGGTCCGCGCGGCGGCGGCAGAAGGCGCAGATGCCGGACGGTAATTTCGTCTTGCGCGCGGTGCAAATCGGCAAGCCAGTTGCCGGTCTCGGCGCGTTCGCTATGTTGCGGCGGCGTCGGCAGCAGGGCAGCCACCGCAAGCCGGCAGGCCTCGCAGACCGGCGCCATCGATGGCGATTTGCCGTTGTCGATGCCATCCATGCCGAAGCAGATATCGGCGATGGTGCCATCGGGTAGCTGATAGGCTGCGATCTCTGCAGGCGTCAGGCTTTTTGCCATCGCCGGCTTGTGGGCGAAGGACAGGAAAACAAGCGCGAAAGCGGCGACGATGCGCACAGCGATCCGCAAATGTCCCTTACACCTAGTCATTGTCGTCCCCGGTATCGATCCTGAGTTATCCTCAAGCGGAGGAGAATGCAAAGACAGAATTGACGCACCCCCAGTCCGGCGATGGGAAGTGCTGCGACAAAAATGTGTTTGACCGCGACACCGCCCCCTTGCCAAGTTCACAGGTTCGCCGTTATTTGGAGGCGATCTTGTTGGGAGAAACCGGTTCGTTCCGGTGCCGAAGGAGCAACCGCCCCGGAAACTCTCAGGCCAAAGGACCAGCAAGGTGCCGGTAGGACTCTGGAGAGAAGCGTTTTTTTGCGCTCGCCGAAGGGATAACAATCTCAGGCAAAGGGACAGAGGGGGCTCGAATTTGACGGCGTTTGACGCCGGAAGTGTGAGCCGGCGCGCGTGCGCGCCAGACCTGGAGGCCGGAGTTGAAAGAGATTTCCCATTTGAAACATACGCCGCTGCATGCGTTGCATCTGTCGCTGGGTGCCCGCATGGTGCCCTTTGCCGGCTACGACATGCCGGTCCAGTACCCTGACGGCGTGATGAAGGAGCACCTGCATACGCGCACCGCGGCAGGTCTGTTCGACGTTTCTCACATGGGCCAGGTCATCGTTCGGCCAAAGTCCGGCAAGATTGAGGACGCAGCGCTGGCGCTGGAAAAGCTGGTGCCCGTCGATGTGCTCGGCCTTGGTGAAGGCCGGCAGCGCTATGCGATCTTCACCAATGCCGAAGGCGGCATTCTCGACGACCTGATGATCGCCAACCGCGGCGACCACCTCTTCCTGGTGGTCAACGCCGCTTGCAAGGATGCCGATTTCGAGCACCTGAAGAAGGGCCTCGCCGACACCTGTGAAGTCACGATGCTCGACGACCGTGCGTTGATCGCGCTGCAGGGCCCCCACGCAGAAGCAGTTCTTGGCGAATTGTGGGCCGATGTTTCGGCCATGCGCTTCATGGATGTCGCCGAAGCCGACCTGCACGATGTAGCCTGCATCATCTCCCGGTCCGGCTATACCGGCGAAGACGGTTTCGAGATTTCCATTCCCTCGGTATCGGCCGCCGACGTCACGCAGCGGTTGCTCGAACACCCTGATGTCAAGCCGATTGGCCTTGGCGCGCGCGATTCGCTGCGTCTCGAAGCCGGACTTTGTCTCTATGGCAACGATATCGATACTTCGACCACACCGGTCGAGGGCGCGATCGAGTGGGCGATGCAGAAGGCGCGGCGCGCCGGCGGTGCCCGCGAGGGCGGCTTTCCCGGTGCGGACCGGATTCTTGGCCAGTTCGCAGACGGCGCCAAGCGCCGTCGCGTCGGCCTGAAGCCAGAGGGCCGCGCGCCCGTGCGCGGTGGTGCCAATCTTTTTGCCGACACCGAGGGCAAGACGCTCGTCGGCAAGGTGACTTCGGGCGGCTTCGGCCCCACCGTCGATGGCCCGATTGCCATGGGCTATGTCGACGCCACCCATACCGACAACGGCACGACGGTTTATGCGGAGGTGCGCGGCAAATATCTGCCGGTCGTCGTCGCCGCCCTGCCCTTTGTCAAACAAACCTACAAACGCTGATCAGGAGAGAGCGCAAATGTTGAAGTTCACCGACGAACACGAGTGGCTGAAGGTCGAAGCTGGCGTAGCAACGGTCGGCATCACCGAACACGCGGCCGGCCAGCTCGGCGACCTCGTTTTTGTGGAACTGCCGGAAACTGGCTCCACCTTTGCCAAGGGCGACACGGCGGCAACGGTTGAATCCGTCAAGGCGGC harbors:
- a CDS encoding chaperone modulator CbpM — its product is MNDSEFCEHLEIEVTVLRVWVEQRWLVPRHADRGWIFEDDDLARARLIQDLTGPMGVNDDGVDVAMQLLDQIHGLRGRLSALMTAIRSQDPDIQRLILSRVDDE
- a CDS encoding nuclear transport factor 2 family protein, with the protein product MPDRTALEQTVHSLYAARDANDLEAMLACLHPTFSFRIVGSGRLGAMTQKVSNPEAVRSAFRGLVDAWDLSQMKTVQLDVDGNTVYAHRVGPIRFVPSDTWFDTEILDRFSFSDDRMADLTEFVDTLLVAETVGLVAMPAIAVDYSSSTRDSISL
- a CDS encoding GNAT family N-acetyltransferase, with amino-acid sequence MTAPIIDITLEDPSKDDLRAIVTTLDAYNDAHSGMVDQPGFAVFIRDPETKAAIGGLYATDGYGWAFIRYLAIPENLRGQGLGQRLIAEAEKIARDRGYIGLWLDTFEFQARPFYEKLGFVVFGQLEGAPGAIARYFLKKRFEN
- a CDS encoding DnaJ C-terminal domain-containing protein — translated: MPSSPYETLGVSRDAKQKDIQSAYRKLAKKLHPDLNPGDKGAEDRFKSVSAAYALLSDEEKRGKYDRGEIDETGAETAPRNFYRDYAGANDTAGRYESAHGFSDFGDSDDIFSNFFSRRGRGQQSMRGRDAHFSMEISLLEAVNGAKKQISLPGGGPALDLTIPPGTRDGQTLRLRGKGEPGSNGAAAGDALIDIRVRPHPLFQVDGEDVRYEIPISLSEAVLGGKIRVPTMDGAVNVTIPPNSNTGKVLRLKGKGMRKPGGGHGDAYVTLKITLAPQADPALAAFVEGWAAGKAEDPRKNLGGNA
- the gcvT gene encoding glycine cleavage system aminomethyltransferase GcvT encodes the protein MKEISHLKHTPLHALHLSLGARMVPFAGYDMPVQYPDGVMKEHLHTRTAAGLFDVSHMGQVIVRPKSGKIEDAALALEKLVPVDVLGLGEGRQRYAIFTNAEGGILDDLMIANRGDHLFLVVNAACKDADFEHLKKGLADTCEVTMLDDRALIALQGPHAEAVLGELWADVSAMRFMDVAEADLHDVACIISRSGYTGEDGFEISIPSVSAADVTQRLLEHPDVKPIGLGARDSLRLEAGLCLYGNDIDTSTTPVEGAIEWAMQKARRAGGAREGGFPGADRILGQFADGAKRRRVGLKPEGRAPVRGGANLFADTEGKTLVGKVTSGGFGPTVDGPIAMGYVDATHTDNGTTVYAEVRGKYLPVVVAALPFVKQTYKR
- a CDS encoding copper chaperone PCu(A)C, which produces MNKTALTIFSLGLALSTAGVAHAHATFETDSAQSEKSFKAVLQVPHGCDGKATTEVQMKLPEGFVFAKPQPKPGWELEIIKGDYQKTYDNHGEKVSSGPIEIRWKGGNLPEEFYDTFVVKGKISGFDKETVLAFPTVQLCGTDGKVVWDEVAAEGQSAHDLKSPAPTVTVTLAAGGDEHAGHGGQMATDGPVKLGDLEIFGGAAKAMLPGAKVGGGFLTIKNGGSADDRLVAVESPVAGRVEIHEMAMQNDVMKMRKLDDGVAIPAGETVELKSGGLHLMFMQVSKPFAEGETVPVTLVFEKAGKVDATLAVGTAAGGAAATGGHKHH